One Pichia kudriavzevii chromosome 3, complete sequence genomic window carries:
- a CDS encoding uncharacterized protein (PKUD0C07790; similar to Saccharomyces cerevisiae YML025C (YML6); ancestral locus Anc_5.565), with product MFPKPLRSSISSTVSVLVRGLATSTEIFPNAIKPSGFSIATLRSFPSLEPHSIFPVHNVLVNQPLRRDILWLAAVMELDNKRVGASNPPGRSQHKFSRHKLFKQKGTGRARVGDANSPIRFRGAYALARHAPNDFSTDLPTKVYHYAYRVALSDAFRRGKLFIIGEDSQFRERLQQETGLAANEIKESDSFNLEIPTTDSLAMSRFVKEHHAEKHNLLFVANDYFKVSNLRESVLRYPSKKLTVLQKDEVQVRDILKAHKIFIEKEAFNYFAAKYTKFVNL from the coding sequence ATGTTTCCTAAACCACTCCGTTCGTCTATATCCTCCACTGTTTCTGTGCTTGTGAGAGGCCTTGCAACCTCTACAGAAATTTTTCCCAACGCTATCAAGCCATCAGGATTTAGCATTGCAACATTAAGATCATTCCCAAGCTTGGAACCGCATTCCATTTTCCCCGTACACAATGTCTTGGTGAACCAGCCACTGAGAAGGGATATTCTATGGTTGGCGGCTGTGATGGAATTGGACAACAAGAGAGTTGGAGCGTCCAATCCTCCAGGCAGATCACAACATAAGTTTTCCAGACATAAGTTGTTCAAGCAAAAGGGTACCGGTAGAGCCAGAGTCGGTGACGCCAACTCGCCCATCAGATTCAGAGGTGCCTATGCGCTGGCGAGACATGCGCCAAATGACTTTTCTACTGATTTACCAACAAAGGTGTATCATTATGCATATAGGGTGGCATTGTCCGATGCATTCAGAAGAGGTAAGTTGTTTATAATTGGTGAAGACAGTCAATTCAGGGAGAGGTTGCAGCAGGAAACCGGGTTGGctgcaaatgaaattaaggAAAGCGATAGCTTCAACCTGGAGATCCCAACGACAGATTCGTTGGCAATGTCAAGATTTGTCAAGGAGCACCACGCGGAGAAACACAACCTCTTGTTTGTTGCCAATGATTACTTCAAGGTTTCGAATTTAAGAGAATCCGTCTTGAGATATCCAAGTAAGAAGTTGACTGTTTTACAAAAGGATGAAGTCCAAGTTAGAGACATCTTAAAGGCACACAAGATCTTCATCGAAAAGGAGGCATTTAACTATTTTGCTGCTAAATACACAAAGTTCGTCAACTTATGA
- a CDS encoding uncharacterized protein (PKUD0C07800; similar to Saccharomyces cerevisiae YOL001W (PHO80); ancestral locus Anc_6.26), translating into MAGNNIHSTLKNSRRNSNQSMSSSRNTKRQRSSITKTISNGSTGSIASSNEGCIYQTVPTNYTDCDKRDLLTIIARMLSGIVRTNDFRTSLDLQYLNNENLTRFHSRSPPEISIFNYLLRLAHYSSLENCVLIVTVYYIDLLTQKYPSFALNSLTVHRFLLTATTIASKALCDSFCSNSHYAKVGGVNILELNLLEVEFLKCVNYRVVPRDFNYDSYCERKNSSGNVDMNLKKSLQYGISTAGTILDLYYEKMVGLVGGESNEDFVKVGNNDNVIYTFVDETSQSVSSSSSEEYEDFYEYGDLVTACNGDNNLNTNVNPNINATPQSESYHPAANCATAPSLPQNPPSHRRSLPLLHKFSPSTSPAIFPSV; encoded by the coding sequence atggcaGGTAATAACATACATTctacattgaaaaactcgAGGCGAAATTCAAACCAGTCCATGTCGTCATCAAGGAATACTAAACGACAGAGATCTAGTATTACAAAGACTATATCAAATGGTTCCACAGGATCCATAGCCTCTTCAAACGAGGGATGCATCTATCAGACTGTTCCAACCAATTATACGGACTGTGACAAGCGTGATCTTTTAACCATTATAGCAAGGATGTTATCCGGTATAGTTCGAACAAACGACTTTAGAACTTCTCTTGACTTGCAGTATCTCAACAACGAGAACCTGACCCGGTTCCATTCTAGATCACCCCCGGAAATTTCGATTTTCAACTATTTGTTAAGGCTGGCCCATTATTCGTCCTTGGAGAATTGTGTTTTAATAGTAACGGTTTATTATATCGATTTATTAACACAGAAGTATCCCTCCTTTGCACTCAATTCTTTAACTGTGCATCGGTTTCTGCTAACGGCAACTACTATTGCATCAAAGGCACTATGCGACTCCTTTTGCTCAAACAGCCACTATGCCAAGGTGGGTGGTGTGAACATTCTAGAATTGAATCTATtagaagttgaatttttaaAATGTGTCAACTATAGAGTTGTTCCTCGTGATTTCAACTATGACAGTTATTGTGAACGTAAAAACTCTAGTGGAAATGTCGACATGAATCTTAAGAAGTCCCTCCAATATGGTATTTCTACAGCAGGTACAATTCTAGATCTCTATTATGAGAAGATGGTTGGATTGGTTGGTGGTGAAAGCAATGAAGATTTTGTCAAAGTGGGGAACAACGATAACGTTATATATAcctttgttgatgaaacttCCCAGAGTGtgtcttcatcttctaGTGAGGAATATGAGGATTTTTATGAATATGGAGACCTTGTCACTGCTTGTAATGGAGATAACAATCTCAATACCAATGTCAATCCCAATATTAATGCTACTCCTCAATCGGAGAGTTACCATCCCGCCGCAAACTGTGCTACCGCGCCCTCGCTACCACAAAATCCTCCATCTCATCGTCGGAGTCTCCCGCTATTGCACAAGTTCTCCCCATCAACCTCTCCAGCCATTTTCCCCTCAGTGTGA
- a CDS encoding uncharacterized protein (PKUD0C07750; similar to Saccharomyces cerevisiae YJR017C (ESS1); ancestral locus Anc_5.135) gives MTGLPPNWTIRISKTHDHEYFFNKETQESQWDAPEGTDTEKLDEYLSKNLHRPSKVRVRHLLIKHKDSRKPSSWKEENITRTKESAIEKLQSYKDEIERGDATLEQLALDNSDCSSHSKGGDLGYFGHGEMQPSFEKAAFQLQVGELSNVVESDSGVHLIERIG, from the exons ATG ACTGGACTTCCTCCAAATTGGACTATAAGGATCTCAAAGACTCATGACCATGagtatttcttcaacaaggagACGCAAGAATCCCAGTGGGATGCACCCGAGGGGACCGATACGGAAAAGCTAGACGAGTATCTCTCGAAGAATTTACACCGTCCTTCAAAAGTCAGAGTTAGACATCTTCTCATCAAACATAAAGATTCTAGGAAACCAAGTTCGTGGAAGGAGGAGAACATTACTAGAACCAAGGAAAGCGCAATAGAGAAGTTGCAGTCATATAAGGACGAAATCGAAAGAGGAGACGCTACACTTGAGCAGTTGGCTCTAGATAATTCGGATTGTAGTTCTCACAGTAAAGGTGGCGATTTAGGTTATTTTGGACATGGTGAAATGCAGCCTTCCTTTGAGAAGGCTGCCTTTCAATTGCAAGTCGGCGAGCTCAGTAATGTCGTTGAATCCGACTCTGGTGTCCATTTGATTGAGAGAATCGGTTAG
- a CDS encoding uncharacterized protein (PKUD0C07770; similar to Saccharomyces cerevisiae YDR451C (YHP1) and YML027W (YOX1); ancestral locus Anc_5.567) → MSTHHQSVPSPLKVSLPPLSSILNSPRESSFKYSMINTPVSSTNAHSFNTSNTSILNYSLSYNNPRKSFPLPSIDHLTSPTLRRSMPIPLPSLSSNQNKSFLPVTPLKLKHQQSVPIFFNQSTPLVTKSNPLLDNDTSFTCSTPFKLKEKSKSESCIISPSMNTPKNLTLKLTNSTTNLKKRKASAEDKGFAFISHSQETFLSNEPDIDNARLARRKRRRTSPNELAILKNEFKLCSTPNKEKRIEIANRVDMTEKAVQIWFQNRRQALRKNKILQFEEVLNKDTKGNIDVKDSNEVKDNNKVKESEKSKEDTELVEVKQHEGFKELKETEVKNNLFRDDNKENVNSLPPSGVFQSTPTKKKPLNDITNHQECHTFKFRSTDCGLIQHNPSSSRRQKPTMRLKLKTNGNTPTSSSEKIYNSNLFQTIVVNQKE, encoded by the coding sequence ATGTCGACTCATCATCAAAGTGTCCCATCTCCACTAAAGGTGTCATTGCCTCCATTATCGTCCATATTGAATTCTCCTAGAGAATCATCgttcaaatattcaatgaTAAACACTCCAGTTTCAAGTACTAATGCTCATTCCTTTAATACTTCAAACACATCAATTCTAAACTATTCCTTGTCATACAATAATCCAAGAAAGTCATTTCCCCTACCTTCTATTGACCATTTGACTTCTCCAACGCTTCGCAGGTCAATGCCTATTCCATTGCCTTCGTTGAGTTCGAATCAAAACAAGTCTTTCTTACCGGTCACtccattgaaattgaaacacCAACAATCAGTCCCAATATTTTTTAATCAGTCGACTCCTCTAGTCACTAAATCAAATCCATTGTTGGATAACGATACTAGTTTCACTTGTTCGACTCCTTTCaaattaaaggaaaaatcgAAATCGGAATCTTGTATAATATCTCCATCAATGAATACTCCTAAGAACttaactttgaaattgacaaattcaacaactaatttgaaaaaaaggaaagctTCAGCTGAAGACAAAGGCTTTGCCTTTATCTCTCATTCACAAGAAACCTTCTTATCGAACGAACCTGATATAGATAATGCTCGTTTGGCAAGACgtaaaagaagaagaacctCTCCAAACGAACTGGCTATTCTAAAGAATGAATTCAAATTGTGTTCAACTCCTAATAAGGAGAAGAGAATTGAGATTGCTAATCGTGTCGATATGACGGAGAAGGCTGttcaaatttggtttcaaaatagAAGACAGGCTTTGAGGAAGAACAAGATTTTACAGTTTGAGGAGGTCCTCAATAAGGATACCAAAGGCAACATCGATGTTAAGGATAGTAACGAAGTTAAGGACAACAACAAAGTTAAGGAATCTGAGAAAAGTAAGGAAGATACAGAATTAGTGGAAGTTAAACAACATGAGGGAttcaaagagttgaagGAAACCGAAGTTAAAAACAATCTTTTCCGTGACGACAATAAGGAGAATGTAAACTCATTGCCACCAAGTGGGGTTTTTCAGTCCACACCAACTAAAAAGAAGCCTTTGAATGATATAACAAACCATCAAGAATGCCATACTTTTAAGTTTAGATCAACTGATTGTGGCTTGATCCAACATAACCCTTCTTCCTCGAGGCGACAAAAACCAACAATGAGGTTGAAGCTTAAAACAAACGGAAATACCCCAACTTCTAGTTCTGAAAAGATATACAATTCAAACTTGTTTCAAACTATTGTTGTTaatcaaaaagaatag
- a CDS encoding uncharacterized protein (PKUD0C07720; similar to Saccharomyces cerevisiae YDR447C (RPS17B) and YML024W (RPS17A); ancestral locus Anc_5.562) has protein sequence MGRVRTKTVKRASKVLIEKYYPKLTQDFETNKRLTSEIAEIQSKRLRNKIAGYTTHLMKRIQKGPVRGISFKLQEEERERKDQYVPKVSALDLEKNKGALYVDEDTDAMIKSLGFKVPTNIVAVSSGAQRRYRK, from the exons ATG GGTAGAGTTAGAACTAAGACCGTCAAGAGAGCCTCCAAGGTTttaattgaaaagtacTATCCAAAGTTAACTCAAGACTTTGAAACCAACAAGAGATTAACCTctgaaattgcagaaattCAATCCAAGAGATTAAGAAACAAGATTGCTGGTTACACTACCCACTTAATGAAGAGAATTCAAAAGGGTCCAGTTAGAGGTATTTCTTTCAAGTTAcaagaagaggaaagagaaagaaaggaTCAATACGTTCCAAAGGTTTCTGCTTTAGACTTAGAAAAGAACAAGGGTGCTTTATACGTCGACGAAGATACCGATGCTATGATCAAGTCTTTAGGTTTCAAGGTCCCAACCAACATTGTTGCTGTCTCCTCTGGTGCTCAAAGAAGATACAGAAAGTAA
- a CDS encoding uncharacterized protein (PKUD0C07810), giving the protein MTYLTLKEITDCLQALGYTRVSELLNTTNPNLYIGPSNLLTENKIEFAQIYTKPIYTAKDLSVVYPDHHSWSRNSSLKFIENDCCTDAAKDCTTMPLSNHMVAVFQLGRNLTSHVGIVHGGASASIIDEYFVKVVLPLTANGFAVTANLSIKYLRPIKFQVHERIVDVILECFVTNVVDSRKFTVVGALMDKQGNKYCTAELLVVVPQKPL; this is encoded by the coding sequence ATGACTTACTTGACGCTTAAGGAAATTACAGATTGCTTACAAGCTTTAGGGTACACGAGGGTCTCGGAACTATTGAATACCACAAACCCCAATCTCTATATTGGGCCATCGAATTTGCTCACAGAAAACAAGATTGAATTTGCCCAAATTTACACAAAGCCCATCTACACTGCCAAAGACCTCTCTGTGGTGTATCCGGATCATCACTCCTGGTCAAGGAACTCCTCGCTGAAGTTCATCGAGAACGACTGCTGCACCGACGCAGCCAAAGACTGCACCACCATGCCCCTCTCGAACCACATGGTCGCCGTTTTCCAGCTCGGTAGAAACTTGACCAGCCATGTCGGCATCGTACACGGCGGTGCAAGTGCGTCCATTATAGACGAGTACTTTGTCAAGGTCGTGCTCCCTCTCACGGCAAATGGGTTTGCCGTCACTGCCAACCTCAGCATAAAATACCTTAGGCCAATCAAGTTCCAGGTACACGAACGGATCGTCGATGTCATACTGGAATGTTTTGTCACCAACGTAGTCGACAGCCGGAAATTTACCGTTGTGGGGGCCCTCATGGACAAGCAGGGGAACAAGTATTGCACTGCCGAACTTCTGGTGGTTGTTCCTCAGAAACCCCTATAA
- a CDS encoding uncharacterized protein (PKUD0C07760; similar to Saccharomyces cerevisiae YOR077W (RTS2); ancestral locus Anc_5.685), with protein sequence MAHTEKADKLYLAKARRRRGLQQTRFYCQLCRRQCLDQHGFALHAKSQSHMRNLEDKLAQHGGDAEKLLRTFSDEFERAFLLKLKSAHGEKLVGLNSCYQEYITDKDAVHLNATRWTSLTRFAIHLRDSGKCRLENVDNGSGEKWLIGYKREPTRREGEKQDLEKQELLEYIDEIVLDEDKVQDKITQDIPTGKVATLEPAPHDQLKDASRAQPLSAPRKKVAFKLKKK encoded by the coding sequence atggCACATACAGAGAAAGCCGACAAACTCTATCTTGCAAAGGCTCGCCGTCGCCGCGGGCTCCAACAGACACGTTTCTACTGTCAACTATGTCGTCGCCAATGTTTAGACCAACATGGATTTGCCCTTCATGCGAAATCTCAGTCACATATGCGAAACCTTGAGGATAAACTTGCTCAACATGGCGGAGATGCTGAGAAGTTGCTTAGAACCTTCTCTGATGAATTTGAGCGTGCCTTtctattgaaattgaaaagtgCACATGGCGAGAAGCTTGTGGGGCTCAACTCGTGCTACCAAGAGTATATTACTGACAAGGACGCTGTACATTTGAACGCTACAAGGTGGACTTCCCTTACACGATTTGCCATTCATCTCAGAGATAGCGGCAAGTGTCGACTCGAAAATGTGGATAATGGTAGTGGGGAAAAATGGCTTATTGGATATAAAAGAGAGCCAACTAGAAGAGAAGGGGAGAAACAAGATCTAGAAAAGCAAGAACTTTTAGAATATATTGACGAAATTGTCcttgatgaagataaagTGCAAGACAAGATAACACAAGATATACCAACAGGTAAAGTAGCAACTCTGGAGCCTGCGCCACATGACCAGCTCAAGGACGCATCACGTGCGCAGCCCCTCTCTGCGCCACGCAAGAAGGTAGCTTTTaaactgaagaaaaagtAG
- a CDS encoding uncharacterized protein (PKUD0C07740; similar to Saccharomyces cerevisiae YKL157W (APE2) and YHR047C (AAP1); ancestral locus Anc_5.285): MAQLSFIRHSWTRWSALSSHGRSLLSPITSTVLARGIAYPSHVNAPGRPLLNIRHHHLCRHQQSLEKHLNTNGMCGTSTNVPDGRQVLPTNVKPQHYKLSLEPLFDTSKFNGDVTIDLDVQESSDSITLHTLELELLDYYLIKDGENIKPTELSTNEDDQTTTFKFNQTFDANSKVQLYIKFIGELNDKMAGFYKSTYEENGETKYLATTQMEPTDCRRAFPSFDEPNLKAKFTISLVGDKKLTYLSNMDVKSEEDISETKKVVHFNTTPYMSTYLVAFIVGDLRYIESEYKFRDVPVRVYTTPGFEEKGRYSCELAAKALEYYEQVFDIKYPLPKMDMVGIHDFSAGAMENWGLVTYRMVDLLFDESSTLATKLRVSEVVAHELAHQWFGNFCTMDFWDSLWLNESFATYMSWKCCNHFESEWKVWENFVGDSLQSALSLDALRSSHPIEVPVKRADEINQIFDAISYEKGSSVLRMLANWLGEETFIKGVSHYLKKHAYGNAKTEALWDSLSEVSGKDVASTMKVWTTKVGYPLVKVNETNDKVVVNQHRYLTTGDVKPEDDQTIYPIFLGLKTDKGLDESITFNEREKSLDVSPQGFFKINGNSTGVYRVAYEDKRWERLGKESSKLSVEDRIGLVADAGALSVSGFSKTTNLLSLVSGWKEENSFFVWDEIIARVGVIKSAWIFEDSEVKDALKALTADLVTKKCHETGWSFSPEEPFLEQRLKALLFGAAVSSGDEKTTAFTREAFEKYIKGDKDAISPNIRASIFNSIASKGGEAEYEALLNIYKNPQSIDEKITALRALGRFENVEILKKVLALTMDGSVRPQDIYIPLQGMRASAIGIKTLFGWLKNNWDEIQKMLPPGLTMLSSVVKVCTSGFTSMEQYHEVEDFFKDKDTKGYDKSLAQSLEVIKGNANWVARDGNDVKQWLKSHGYLK; the protein is encoded by the coding sequence ATGGCACAGCTCTCCTTCATCCGACATTCATGGACCCGTTGGAGTGCCTTGTCTTCACACGGACGCTCCCTATTATCACCAATCACGTCCACCGTCCTCGCTCGTGGAATCGCTTATCCATCACATGTAAATGCACCCGGTCGCCCTCTTCTGAACATCCGCCACCATCATTTGTGTCGACATCAACAATCTCTGGAAAAGCACCTCAACACAAACGGGATGTGCGGTACCTCAACTAACGTCCCTGATGGCAGACAAGTCTTGCCTACTAATGTCAAACCTCAACATTATAAATTAAGTTTGGAACCTCTATTTGATACTTCCAAATTCAACGGTGATGTCACTATTGATTTAGATGTCCAAGAATCTTCAGATAGTATCACTTTACACACCCTTGAGTTGGAGCTACTTGACTATTATCTAATTAAAGACGgggaaaatatcaaaccAACCGAGCTTTCTACCAATGAAGATGATCAAACTAcaactttcaaattcaaccaaaCATTCGATGCAAACTCTAAAGTTCAACTTtacatcaaattcattggTGAATTGAACGACAAAATGGCAGGTTTCTATAAATCCACATATGAGGAAAACGGTGAAACCAAGTATCTTGCGACCACCCAAATGGAACCAACTGACTGTAGAAGAGCATTTCCTTCATTTGACGAACCAAACTTGAAGGCAAAGTTCACTATTTCTTTAGTCGGTGATAAGAAATTGACCTATTTATCCAATATGGATGTTAAGTCTGAGGAAGATATCTCGGAAACCAAAAAAGTTGTCCACTTCAATACCACTCCTTATATGTCAACCTATTTAGTTGCATTCATTGTTGGTGACTTGAGATACATTGAGTCAGAATACAAATTTAGGGATGTCCCTGTCAGGGTTTACACTACTCCAGGTTTCGAGGAAAAGGGTAGATATTCTTGTGAATTAGCAGCAAAGGCTCTAGAGTACTACGAACAAGTTTTTGATATCAAGTATCCTTTACCAAAGATGGATATGGTGGGTATCCACGATTTCTCTGCGGGTGCCATGGAAAACTGGGGTTTGGTTACTTACAGAATGGTGGACTTATTATTTGACGAATCTTCCACTCTTGCAACTAAGTTGAGGGTCTCTGAAGTCGTGGCGCATGAATTAGCACATCAATGGTTCGGCAATTTCTGTACAATGGATTTCTGGGACTCTTTATGGTTAAATGAGTCCTTTGCAACTTACATGTCCTGGAAATGTTGTAATCACTTTGAAAGTGAGTGGAAAGTTTGGGAGAACTTTGTTGGCGATTCCCTTCAATCCGCTTTATCTTTAGATGCCTTGAGATCTTCTCATCCAATTGAGGTCCCTGTCAAGAGAGCCGATGAAATTAACCAAATTTTCGATGCAATTTCGTACGAGAAGGGTTCTTCTGTTTTACGGATGTTGGCCAATTGGTTAGGTGAAGAGACTTTCATTAAGGGTGTCTCTCACTATCTAAAGAAACACGCATATGGTAATGCGAAAACTGAAGCATTGTGGGACTCTTTGTCTGAGGTTTCTGGTAAAGATGTTGCCTCAACTATGAAGGTTTGGACCACTAAAGTTGGTTACCCATTGGTCAAGGTTAATGAAACCAATGATAAGGTTGTGGTCAACCAACACAGATATTTGACTACTGGTGATGTCAAGCCAGAAGACGATCAAACTATTTATCCAATCTTCCTTGGTTTAAAGACCGATAAGGGCTTAGATGAATCAATCACTTTCAatgaaagagagaaatctCTTGATGTCTCGCCTCAAGGcttttttaaaatcaatGGTAATTCCACTGGTGTCTACAGAGTTGCTTATGAAGACAAGAGATGGGAACGTTTAGGTAAGGAATCCTCTAAATTGTCGGTTGAAGATAGAATTGGTTTAGTCGCTGATGCAGGTGCATTATCTGTCTCTGGTTTCTCCAAGACTACAAACTTGCTATCACTAGTCTCTGGTTGGAAAGAGGAAAACtccttttttgtttggGATGAAATTATCGCAAGGGTTGGTGTTATCAAATCCGCATGGATCTTTGAAGACAGCGAGGTCAAGGACGCTTTGAAAGCTTTAACTGCTGACTTGGTTACTAAAAAGTGTCACGAAACTGGTTGGAGCTTCTCCCCAGAAGAGCCATTCTTGGAGCAGAGACTAAAGGCATTATTATTTGGTGCAGCTGTTTCCTCAGGTGATGAAAAGACCACTGCATTTACCAGAGAAgcctttgaaaaatacatcaAGGGTGATAAAGACGCCATTTCACCAAATATTAGAGCATCTATTTTCAACTCAATTGCGTCAAAGGGTGGTGAAGCCGAATATGAAGCTCTGTTGAACATTTACAAGAACCCACAGTCTATTGACGAAAAAATTACCGCTTTAAGAGCACTTGGTAGgtttgaaaatgttgaaattttgaagaaagtcTTAGCATTAACAATGGATGGTAGCGTTAGACCGCAAGATATCTATATTCCACTACAGGGTATGAGGGCAAGTGCTATCGGTATTAAAACTCTTTTCGGCTGGTTGAAGAATAATTGGGATGAAATTCAGAAGATGCTACCGCCAGGATTGACTATGTTAAGTTCTGTCGTTAAAGTTTGTACATCTGGTTTCACTTCCATGGAGCAATACCATGAAGTTGAAGACTTCTTCAAGGATAAAGACACTAAGGGCTACGATAAGAGTTTAGCACAATCCCTTGAAGTCATAAAGGGTAATGCTAACTGGGTTGCTAGAGATGGCAATGATGTTAAGCAATGGCTAAAGTCCCACGGTTACTTAAAATAG
- a CDS encoding uncharacterized protein (PKUD0C07730) produces the protein MDTVNEIKGKEDDSKRDGVVHSKNNTKDEFILNSTMSNSTPKTAKGKIENENDNGQVSPCFPAISKTEKEKKKLIDYILEIPDIQTKEGQEEINRDDESSKFSSPFDSRVDTAATNITFQKQHENILHRDKSKDVRIDLPGTESEENSSFFSSPCVSKKAKDSHKAPKKRKFEGGRGSVNNKRPLPKAAREVDSMDAINGSDENSDKEEAGLIQTPLPYIIDEKPIYEYMEGEDSVYYDILGKKDRNESLDENERQFLDYIHMNFDQWCEESGRFAKEYDVLTKKVILARLKFDRRIHFLRKSLDTFALNLEKYGEEIHKRSEILKEYCERIVTEVDQ, from the coding sequence ATGGATACTGTAAATGAAATAAAGGGAAAGGAAGACGATAGCAAACGAGATGGAGTTGTACACAGCAAAAACAATACTAAAGatgaatttattttaaattcaacaatgagTAATAGCACACCGAAGACTGCCAAAGGCaaaatagaaaatgaaaatgacaatgGTCAAGTGTCTCCGTGTTTTCCAGCAATTTCTAAGAccgaaaaagaaaagaaaaaactaaTTGACTACATACTGGAAATTCCTGATATTCAAACTAAAGAAGGGCAAGAAGAGATCAACAGAGATGATGAAAGTTCTAAATTTTCAAGCCCTTTTGACAGCCGTGTTGATACGGCTGCTACCAACAttacttttcaaaaacaacatgAAAACATTCTACATCGGGACAAAAGTAAAGATGTTAGAATAGATTTGCCAGGTACGgaaagtgaagaaaattcTAGCTTTTTTTCGTCTCCTTGTGTTAGTAAGAAAGCAAAAGATAGTCACAAGGCACCgaagaagaggaagttTGAAGGTGGGAGGGGCAGTGTGAATAACAAAAGGCCTTTACCTAAAGCAGCTAGAGAAGTTGATTCAATGGATGCAATAAATGGGTCTGATGAAAATTCtgataaagaagaagcaggTCTAATCCAAACACCTTTACCGTATATAATTGACGAGAAGCCAATATACGAGTATATGGAGGGGGAAGATTCAGTTTACTATGATATCCTAGGTAAAAAAGATAGAAACGAGTCACTAGACGAAAATGAGAGGCAATTCCTTGACTATATACACATGAATTTCGATCAATGGTGTGAAGAAAGTGGTCGATTTGCGAAGGAATACGACGTATTGACCAAAAAAGTTATTTTAGCTAGACTAAAGTTTGATAGGAGAATCCATTTCTTGAGGAAAAGCTTAGATACATTTGCTTTGAACCTAGAAAAATATGGAGAGGAGATACATAAACGCAGcgaaattttgaaagaatacTGTGAAAGAATAGTAACAGAGGTTGACCAGTGA
- a CDS encoding uncharacterized protein (PKUD0C07780; similar to Saccharomyces cerevisiae YDR450W (RPS18A) and YML026C (RPS18B); ancestral locus Anc_5.566), whose protein sequence is MGLVVQESGSFQHILRLLNTNVDGRIKIMYALTTIRGVGRRYANLVCKKADVDLSKRAGELTQEELERIVTIMQHPTQYKIPAWFLNRQKDVVDGGDHHVLANNLESKLRDDLERLKKMRAHRGLRHSWHLRVRGQHTKTTGRRGKSA, encoded by the exons ATGGGTTTAGTTGTTCAAGAATCAGGTTCATTCCAACACATTTTACG tttGTTAAACACCAACGTTGATGGTAGAATTAAGATCATGTACGCATTAACCACCATTAGAGGTGTTGGTAGAAGATATGCTAACTTGGTCTGTAAGAAGGCTGATGTTGATCTTTCTAAGAGAGCAGGTGAATTAACCCAAGAAGAATTAGAAAGAATTGTTACTATTATGCAACACCCAACCCAATATAAGATTCCAGCATGGTTCTTAAACAGACAAAAGGATGTTGTTGACGGTGGTGACCATCACGTCTTAGCTAACAACTTGGAATCTAAGTTGAGAGATGATTTAGAAagattaaagaaaatgagagCTCACAGAGGTTTAAGACACTCTTGGCACTTAAGAGTTAGAGGTCAACACACCAAGACCACTGGTAGAAGAGGTAAATCCGCTTAA